One part of the Marinobacter sp. MDS2 genome encodes these proteins:
- a CDS encoding aminodeoxychorismate/anthranilate synthase component II: MLLMIDNYDSFTYNIVQYLAELGTEVQVHRNDEITIEEIEALNPERLVISPGPCTPNEAGISMEAIRHFTGKLPILGICLGHQSIGQVFGGDTIRAGRVMHGKVSPVYHKDTGVFRGLNNPLQATRYHSLVIDQNTLPDCLEVTAWTRNEDGSIEEIMGVRHKTLPIEGVQFHPESIMTEQGHELLRNFLKS; encoded by the coding sequence ATGCTGCTGATGATTGATAACTACGATTCCTTCACCTACAACATTGTCCAGTATCTGGCCGAGCTGGGTACCGAGGTTCAGGTGCACCGGAACGATGAGATCACCATTGAGGAAATCGAGGCGCTGAACCCGGAACGGCTGGTGATTTCCCCCGGCCCCTGCACCCCGAACGAAGCGGGCATTTCCATGGAAGCCATTCGCCATTTTACCGGCAAGCTTCCGATTCTGGGCATTTGTCTGGGCCATCAGTCCATCGGGCAGGTGTTTGGCGGCGACACCATTCGCGCCGGGCGTGTGATGCACGGCAAGGTGTCCCCCGTTTACCACAAAGATACCGGCGTATTCCGGGGCTTGAACAACCCGCTGCAGGCCACTCGTTACCACAGTCTGGTGATTGATCAGAACACCCTGCCGGATTGCCTGGAAGTGACCGCCTGGACCCGCAACGAAGACGGCTCCATCGAAGAAATCATGGGCGTGCGCCACAAGACGTTGCCGATTGAAGGCGTTCAGTTCCACCCCGAGTCGATCATGACTGAGCAAGGCCACGAATTGCTGCGCAACTTCCTCAAATCATAA